A region of the Candidatus Palauibacter scopulicola genome:
GACCTCGAGGTGCGCCGGCAAGCCGAGACCGCGATCGGCCACGCGGACGTCGTCGTCTTCGTCGTGGACGGCCGCGACGGCGTCCAGCCCGTGGACCGCCACGTCGCGCAGCTCCTGCGCCGCTCGGGCCTGCCCGTGATCGTCGCGGCGAACAAGCTCGACGAGCTCGGCGACGCGATCGGGCACGTCGACTTCTACGAACTCGGCCTCGGGGACCCCACGCCCCTCGCGGCCCTCAGCGGCAAGGGGTCGGGGGATCTCCTCGACCGCGTGGTGGCGGCCCTCCCGGAGTCGGCGGAGACGGAGGAGGACGAAGCCGACATCGGGATCGCGGTCATCGGGCGCCCCAACGTGGGCAAGTCGAGCTTCGTGAACCGGCTTCTCGGAGAGGATCGCGTCATCGTCCACGAGGAGGCGGGGACCACCCGCGACGCGATCGACACGGATCTCGTCCTGGACGGGCGCCGCGTCCGCCTCATCGACACTGCGGGCCTCCGGCGTCGCGCCCGTATCGTGGATGACCTCGAATTCCTCGGACGGCTGCGGGCGGCCTCGGCCATCGACCGGGCCGATGTCTGCCTCCTCCTCGTGGATACCAGGGCGGGCGCGGCGAACCAGGACTTCCGCATCGGACACCAGGCGTGGGACGAGGGGAAAGGCCTCGTATTCGTGGCGAACAAGTGGGACCTGATCGAGGACCGCGGACCCTCGGCGCTGGCCGGCTTCGAACGCGAACTCCGCGAGCGCGCGCACTACCTTCGCTGGGTGCCCATCATCACCTGCTCGGCGTTGACCGGGAAGCGGGTGCGGAAGGCCATCGACCTCGCGTTCGAGGTGCAGGTGGCGCGGGCACGGCGGGTGCCGACGGCGGAGGTGAACGAAGTCCTTCAACGGCTTGTCGCGCGCCGGCAGCCTCCCCAGGGCGGACGGGGGGACGTGCGCCTGCTGTACGGCAGCCAGGTGGCGGCCTCCCCGCCGCAGTTCGTACTCTGGTCCAACCGGCCGCACGACCTCAAGGAGCACTACGTGAGATACCTCGTCGCCGGCTTCCGGGAGGCCTGGGGATTCGAGGGATCTCCCATCCGGATCAAGCTGAAGAAGCGCTCGGGGCGCGAATGACCGCACCCCTCCTGACCCTTGCCGCCTATCTCATCGGGGCCTTCCCCACCAGCTACCTCGTCGGGCGCGCCTACGGGTACGACCTGCGGCGGGAGGGGAGCGGTAACCTCGGGTCGACGAACGCCTACCGGGTCCTCGGGTTCTTCCCGGCCGTGGGCGTGCTCATCGTGGATCTGCTGAAGGGGTTCGTGCCCGTCTGGCTCTTCCCGATGTGGGACGGGCGTGCCGGCGCCTGGGCGCTCGCCTACGGGCTCGCGGCCATTTCCGGCCACGTGTGGCCCGTGTATACGAGATTCAGGGGAGGGAAGGGGGTCGCGACCGCCGCCGGAACGATGGCCGCGCTGGTTCCGGTGGCCGTGATCGTCGCCTTCTTCGTGTGGGTCGTGACGGTGATCCTCACGCGGACGGCTTCCATGGCGTCGCTCGTCTCGGCGGCCCTCGTACCCATCATGGCGCGCGGCTCGGCGGCGCCGCGCTCCGTCGTGTTCTATGCGCTCCTCCTGGCGATCACGGTCTGGTGGACCCACCGCTCGAACCTCGCGCGGATCGTGAGACGCGAGGAATTCCAGGTGGATTGGCGCCGCGGCCGGCTCCCGCGCCGGGAGAGGGTGGCGCGGAAGCCCCCGAAGGACGACGCGTGAGCGCGCAGAGGGTCGCCGTACTCGGGGCGGGCAGCTGGGGCACGGCGCTGGCCGATGTCCTCGTCCGGAACGGCCACGACGTGCGGCTGTGGGCGCGGGACGCCGCTCACGCCGCCGCGATGCGCGCGACCGGGACGAACGAGCGGTATCTGCCCGGGATCGAACTGGGCCGTCCGCTCACCGTGACGTCGGACCTCGCGGAGGCGATGGACGACACCGGTTTCGTGCTCTCCGTGTGCCCATCGCACGCCGTGCGCGAGGTGCTGCGACAAGCCGCGCCCCATCTCGAGGATCAGATCCTGGTCTCGGCCTCCAAGGGGATCGAACTCGGGACGCACCGGAGGATGTCGGAGGTCATCGTGGAGACGCTGGGCGAGGCCGCGGGGAGACGTACGGTCGTCCTCTCGGGACCCAGCTTCGCGGAGGAACTCCTCCGCGGGCTCCCGACGGCGGTGGTCGCCGCAAGCCGTAGCGAAGCTCACGCGCTCGCCGTGCAGAGCCTGTTCCGGAACGGGTACTTTCGCGTGTACACGCAGCCGGATGTGGACGGCGTGGAGCTCGGCGGCGCGCTCAAGAACGTGATCGCGCTCGCGGCCGGGATATCGGACGGACTGGAACTGGGGTCGAACGCGCGCGCGGCGCTCATCAACCGCGGACTGGCGGAGATCGCCCGGCTCGCCCGGCACTTCGGGGCGCGGGAAACGACGCTCGGGGGCCTCGCCGGGCTCGGAGACCTCGTTCTCACCTGCACGGGACGGCTGAGCCGGAATCGCTCCGCCGGACTCGCCATTGGCGCGGGCCGCCGGCCTTCGGAAGTGATCGGTGAGATGGACCAGGTCGTGGAAGGCGCGCGAACGGCGCGCGCGGCATACGAACTGAGCCGGGATCTGGACGTGGAGATGCCGATCACAAGCAGTGTATATTCGATCCTGTACGAAGATGTTGCGCCCCGAGAGGTGCTGGCGCGGCTGATGGCCCGGGAACCGAAACCCGAACGCTGGGGCTAGCAAGGGAAGGGGAAAGCGTGTCCGACCGCATCGCCCCGAAGGAGTACTACTCGATCGGGGAAGTGTGCGAGATCGCGGATCTCAAGCCGCACGTTCTGCGCTATTGGGAAACGCAATTCTCGGCGCTTCGCCCCACGAAGAACCGGGCGGGGAACCGGGTGTACCGCCCGAAGCAGATCCAGCTCGTGCAGCTCCTGCGCCACCTCCTCTACACGGAGCGGTACACGATCGAGGGCGCGAGGCGGAAGCTCGACCAGCTGCGCGCGGGCGGGGAACTCGCGGCGGAGGCGCGCGTGGCCTGGGACCGGGAGACGATCCGCGACCTCCGGAGGGAGGCCGACGAACTGGTCCGGCTTCTAGAGGACGGCGAGGCCGGGTGACCGAAGCGGAAAAACCCGTCCTCCTGTGCACGAACGACGACGGCGTGAAGTCGACCGGACTCGCGTTGCTCGCCCGCGTGGCGGACGCGTTCGGCGACGTGTGGACGGTGGCGCCGGACCGGGAGCAGAGCGCCACGAGCCATGCGCTCTCGCTGTTCCGCCCCCTCCGGCTGACGCGGCTCGGACCGCGACGCTACATGGTGGACGGGACCCCGACCGATTGCGTCCTCCTCGCGCTGAAGGAGATCCTCGATGCACGGCCCCGCTTCGTCCTCTCGGGCGTCAATCACGGCCCCAACATGGGAGAGGACGTGCTCTACTCCGGCACCGTGGCGGCGGCGATGGAGGCGACGATCCTCGGCGTGCCCGCGATCGCCTTCTCGTTCACCGGGAGCGACGACCGCGTCCTCGAGACCTACGAGGCGCTGCTCGGTCGGATCATCGCCGCCTGTCTCGACCGGGAGTCCTTTCCGGATGAGACGTTTTTCAACGTCAACCTTCCGGACCGCCCGGCGGGCCAGGTGAAGGGGATCACGGTGACGGCGCTCGGGCGCCGCGTGTACCACGACTCGCTCCGCCGGATCCACGATGAGGAGGGAACCGAGTACTTCAAGATCGGAGGAGGACATTCGGCCTGGCGCGGCCGCGAGGATTCCGACTTCCGCGCCGTGCGGGCCGGCTTCGTCTCGGTGACGCCGCTCCACCTGGACCTGACGAATTTCGAACTGCTGAACGAGGTGAGGTCGTGGCGGCTGGGAGGCTGACGGAGCGGGACCCCGCGGCGGACTACCGGCGCGACCGCCGTCGCCTCGTGGAACGGCTCCGCGATGGGGGGGTGAGCGACCTGGCCGTCCTGCACGCCTTCGACAGCGTGCCGCGGCACGCGTTCATTCCCGACGTGATGCGCGCCCGCGCCTACGAGGATGTGCCGCTCCCCATCGGCCGGGGGCAGACCATTTCGAGCCCCACAATCCACGCCCTCAGCCTCGAATACGCGGAAATCCGGCCCGGTCACCGCGTCCTGGAAGTGGGGACGGGGGCCGGGTTTCAGACGGCGCTCCTCGCAGCGCTCGGGGCGAGGGTGTACTCCATCGAGCGGATCGCTTCGCTCTACGAGGCCGCGGCGCGCACGCTGGACCGCCTGGGCGTGGACGCGCGTCTCATGCACGGGGACGGTACCCGGGGCTGGCCGCGTCACGCTCCCTTCCGGGCGATCATCGTGGGCGCGGCGGCCGCCGCCCGCCCGCCGGAAGCGCTCTTCAGACAGCTGGCCGATGGAGGCCGCCTGATCGTACCCGTGGGCACGCGACGACAGGAACTGCGGCGCTACACGCGACGCGGAGACGATTACGAGAGGGAGACGATCACCGGCGCCCGCTTCGTCCCCCTCATCGAGGATGGACAGCGGGGCGGGCGGGCCGGGAGGAACCCGTGAGAGCCTGGGCCGGGGTGTACGCGAAGGGCCTCGCCATGGGGCTGGCGGATCTCGTGCCCGGCGTTTCCGGCGGGACGATCGCCTTCATCTCGGGCATCTACGACGAACTCGTCGCCACGATTGCGGGTCTCGACCGCCGCCTGCTCGGAGCGTTCCGGGAGCGGGGGGTGCGCGGCGCCTGGCAGGCGGGCAACCTGGGCTTCCTCGCCGTCCTGCTCGCCGGCATCGGCACGAGCGTGTTCGCCTTCGCCGGATTGCTGCACTGGCTGCTCGCGAACCGGCCCGTGGAGCTGTGGGCCTTCTTCTTCGGCCTCGTGGCGGCGTCGGTCCCGCTCGTCGGCCGGCGGGTCACGGATCGCCGGGCCGGCACCTGGACCCTTGCCGCCGCCGGGGCCGTACTGGCCGCCGTCGTCACGTCGCTGCCTCCGCTCATCCGCTCCGACGCGCCCCTCTTTCTCGCGGCGGCCGCGGCCGTGGCGGCGTGCGCGATGATCCTGCCCGGCATCTCCGG
Encoded here:
- the surE gene encoding 5'/3'-nucleotidase SurE, with the translated sequence MTEAEKPVLLCTNDDGVKSTGLALLARVADAFGDVWTVAPDREQSATSHALSLFRPLRLTRLGPRRYMVDGTPTDCVLLALKEILDARPRFVLSGVNHGPNMGEDVLYSGTVAAAMEATILGVPAIAFSFTGSDDRVLETYEALLGRIIAACLDRESFPDETFFNVNLPDRPAGQVKGITVTALGRRVYHDSLRRIHDEEGTEYFKIGGGHSAWRGREDSDFRAVRAGFVSVTPLHLDLTNFELLNEVRSWRLGG
- the der gene encoding ribosome biogenesis GTPase Der; translated protein: MALRTVAIVGRPNVGKSTLFNRILRRRVAIVAERPGVTRDRQFAEAEWSGRRFLLVDTGGLVVRPDEHIDLEVRRQAETAIGHADVVVFVVDGRDGVQPVDRHVAQLLRRSGLPVIVAANKLDELGDAIGHVDFYELGLGDPTPLAALSGKGSGDLLDRVVAALPESAETEEDEADIGIAVIGRPNVGKSSFVNRLLGEDRVIVHEEAGTTRDAIDTDLVLDGRRVRLIDTAGLRRRARIVDDLEFLGRLRAASAIDRADVCLLLVDTRAGAANQDFRIGHQAWDEGKGLVFVANKWDLIEDRGPSALAGFERELRERAHYLRWVPIITCSALTGKRVRKAIDLAFEVQVARARRVPTAEVNEVLQRLVARRQPPQGGRGDVRLLYGSQVAASPPQFVLWSNRPHDLKEHYVRYLVAGFREAWGFEGSPIRIKLKKRSGRE
- a CDS encoding DUF368 domain-containing protein, which produces MRAWAGVYAKGLAMGLADLVPGVSGGTIAFISGIYDELVATIAGLDRRLLGAFRERGVRGAWQAGNLGFLAVLLAGIGTSVFAFAGLLHWLLANRPVELWAFFFGLVAASVPLVGRRVTDRRAGTWTLAAAGAVLAAVVTSLPPLIRSDAPLFLAAAAAVAACAMILPGISGSFILLILGAYAPVIAALDSLDSSRIGAVGLGVVVGLLAFSRALRRLLARHRNPTLAVLTGFLLGSLNALWPWKAQIRELYTHSDGRIEWLLANRWPEGAGEIWPAAALALLGAAAVLAIDRIAGERGPDRP
- the plsY gene encoding glycerol-3-phosphate 1-O-acyltransferase PlsY, producing MTAPLLTLAAYLIGAFPTSYLVGRAYGYDLRREGSGNLGSTNAYRVLGFFPAVGVLIVDLLKGFVPVWLFPMWDGRAGAWALAYGLAAISGHVWPVYTRFRGGKGVATAAGTMAALVPVAVIVAFFVWVVTVILTRTASMASLVSAALVPIMARGSAAPRSVVFYALLLAITVWWTHRSNLARIVRREEFQVDWRRGRLPRRERVARKPPKDDA
- a CDS encoding NAD(P)H-dependent glycerol-3-phosphate dehydrogenase; the protein is MSAQRVAVLGAGSWGTALADVLVRNGHDVRLWARDAAHAAAMRATGTNERYLPGIELGRPLTVTSDLAEAMDDTGFVLSVCPSHAVREVLRQAAPHLEDQILVSASKGIELGTHRRMSEVIVETLGEAAGRRTVVLSGPSFAEELLRGLPTAVVAASRSEAHALAVQSLFRNGYFRVYTQPDVDGVELGGALKNVIALAAGISDGLELGSNARAALINRGLAEIARLARHFGARETTLGGLAGLGDLVLTCTGRLSRNRSAGLAIGAGRRPSEVIGEMDQVVEGARTARAAYELSRDLDVEMPITSSVYSILYEDVAPREVLARLMAREPKPERWG
- a CDS encoding protein-L-isoaspartate(D-aspartate) O-methyltransferase, translated to MAAGRLTERDPAADYRRDRRRLVERLRDGGVSDLAVLHAFDSVPRHAFIPDVMRARAYEDVPLPIGRGQTISSPTIHALSLEYAEIRPGHRVLEVGTGAGFQTALLAALGARVYSIERIASLYEAAARTLDRLGVDARLMHGDGTRGWPRHAPFRAIIVGAAAAARPPEALFRQLADGGRLIVPVGTRRQELRRYTRRGDDYERETITGARFVPLIEDGQRGGRAGRNP
- a CDS encoding MerR family transcriptional regulator; the protein is MSDRIAPKEYYSIGEVCEIADLKPHVLRYWETQFSALRPTKNRAGNRVYRPKQIQLVQLLRHLLYTERYTIEGARRKLDQLRAGGELAAEARVAWDRETIRDLRREADELVRLLEDGEAG